From one Lotus japonicus ecotype B-129 chromosome 3, LjGifu_v1.2 genomic stretch:
- the LOC130744333 gene encoding uncharacterized protein LOC130744333: MSESESSENSLEESSSEETEDDDVPLAKRRKVIFVEEEDEQDDCEIIQDVLQDIRESSEAEESTDSDVPPSTSKTLLLTQTSEIPAEKEKEDDDVQILEPPFNVKPIQQVASNFEDQLPDAAETSYVSLSNYSAVNSRDLSFTSPEKTATSGNRQVTISEAEHMDESDHSGIEKNHEIESAQPRTESPNASSSNAARTSQPVLTLATSLRPQNLIQLIQEFPEEATRRLQWLYQVTDNQFDASFVDGLWSAFG, translated from the exons ATGTCTGAATCTGAAAGTTCTGAGAACTCCTTGGAAGAATCCTCAagtgaggaaactgaagatgatgatgttcctctggccAAGAGGCGAAAAGTTATCTttgtggaagaagaagatgagcaggatgactgtGAGATCATCCAGGACGTGCTTCAGGATATAAGGGAatcttcagaagctgaagaatccacggATTCTGATGTT CCTCCATCCACTTCAAAGACCCTCCTATTAACCCAAACTAGTGAGATCCCTgcggagaaagaaaaagaggatgatgatgttcaaaTTCTTGAACCTcccttcaatgtgaagcctatTCAACAAGTGgcttccaactttgaagatcaGCTCCCAGATGCTGCTGAAACCTCCTATGTGTCCTTGTCCAACTATTCTGCAGTAAACTCACGAGATCTGAGTTTtacctcacctgagaagactgctacTTCCGGGAATAGACAAGTgactatctctgaagctgagcacatggatgaGTCTGATCATTCGGGCATAGAGAAGAATCATGAGATTGAGTCTGCTCAACCCAGAACTGAGAGTCCCAATGCTTCAAGCTCAAATGCTGCCAGAACTTCTCAGCCTGTCTTAACCTTGGCAACCTCTCTCAGACCTCAAAATCTAATTCAACTGATTCAGGAGTTCCCTGAAGAGGCAACCAGAAGATTACAATGgttgtatcaggtaactgataatcagtttgatgcttctTTTGTTGATGGTCTGTGGTCTGCATTTGGATGA